In Pyrus communis chromosome 1, drPyrComm1.1, whole genome shotgun sequence, the following are encoded in one genomic region:
- the LOC137744739 gene encoding thioredoxin domain-containing protein PLP3A-like: MDPDSVKSTLQNLAFGNVMAAAARNYQKELLSNEKAAATSSSNQEVDLDELMDDPELEKLHADRINALKKEAEKREALKRKGHGEYRDITEGDFLGEVTGTEKVICHFYHREFYRCKIMDKHLKTLASKHVDSKFIKLDAENAPFFVTKLGIKTLPCVILFRKGVAVDRLVGFQEVGAKDDFSTRALEVALIKKGIISEKKEDDDEDDGYLEGGRRTVRSSVNLDSDSD; the protein is encoded by the exons ATGGATCCCGATTCAGTGAAGTCCACTCTCCAAAATCTAGCATTCGGAAATGTAATGGCCGCCGCAGCCCGTAATTACCAAAAGGAACTGCTTTCCAACGAGAAGGCGGCCGCCACGAGCTCCTCCAACCAGGAAGTCGACCTCGACGAGTTGATGGAT GATCCGGAGCTTGAAAAACTGCACGCGGATCGGATTAATGCTTTAAAG AAAGAAGCTGAGAAGCGAGAAGCTTTGAAGAGGAAGGGGCATGGAGAGTACAGGGATATAACTGAGGGGGATTTTTTGGGTGAAGTTACTGGAACTGAAAAGGTTATCTGCCATTTTTATCACCGGGAGTTCTATAGATGCAA GATAATGGATAAGCATTTGAAGACGCTTGCCTCGAAGCATGTTGATTCTAAGTTCATCAAGCTGGATGCCGAG AATGCGCCCTTCTTTGTTACCAAGCTCGGAATCAAAACTTTGCCTTGTGTCATACTCTTCAG AAAAGGAGTTGCCGTGGATAGGTTGGTTGGATTTCAAGAAGTGGGAGCAAAAGATGATTTCAGCACAAGGGCGCTTGAAGTTGCACTAATCAAGAAAG GTATAATtagtgagaagaaagaagacgatgatgaagatgatggatATCTTGAAGGCGGTCGCAGGACAGTGAGATCATCTGTGAATCTTGATTCGGATTCAGATTGA